The DNA segment CGTCCATGGCCAGTACGTCGGCGTAGTCGCCGAAGATCGCACCCACGGTCGAGGTGAGGACGAGCCTTTCGACTGTGGGTGTCCGCTCGATGGCCGCCAGTACGTTGCGGGTGCCGAGCAGGGCCGGGTCGACTACGTCCCTGCGGCCGTCCTTGATCTTCTCCGGCATGAGGAACGGCGACGCCACATGGAACACCACCCCGCATCCGGTCATCGCCTCGTCGAAGGAGCCCTCGGCCGACAAGTCCGCCTCGAACAGGTGGAGGCGGCCCGGATGCGCCTGCTGCATCTCCGGCAGGGGCCGCACCTTCGCCGTGGCGGCCGTGCTGCGTACCGTGGCGTGCACGCGATCCCCGCGCTCCAGCAGCCGTTTGACCAGATGACTGCCGACGAACCCGCTGCCTCCGGTGACCAACACGGCCGTCGACCCGTCTGCGCCCACCGTCACTCCTTCTCCCGCGCGGAAGCCGGTCGATCACGGTAGCGGCGTTCGCCCGGGAGTGAGCAGTACTTCACCAACGGGGTAGCCACTTCACCAACGGGGCAGTCACTTCACCAACGGGGCAGCCGGCTTTCGTACTCCGGCCGGATCCGCCGCATGTAGCCGGTGTCGTCGCGGGAGCGCATCCCGGAATCCACGTACAGCCGGTGCAGCCGGTCCAGGGCGTCGTGGTCGAGTTCGACGCCCAGCCCCGGACCGGTGGGGACCGCGACCGCGCCGTCGCGCAGTTCCAGGACGCCGGGCACGATCACGTCGTCGGCCGAGTTCCACGGGTAGTGCGTGTCGCAGGAGTGGTCGAGGTCGGGGATGGCCGCCGCCACATGGGTCATCGCGGCGAGGCTGATGCCCAGGTGCGAGTTGGAGTGCATCGACAGGGCGATGCCGAACACCTCGCAGACCGCGGCCAGTTCACGGGTGCGGCGCAGTCCGCCCCAGTAGTGGTGGTCGGTGAGGAGCACCTGGATCGCGTTCTGCTCGATCGCCGGCCGCAGATGGTCCCAGGCGATCACGCACATGTTGGTGGCGAGGGGGAGCGGGGAGTCCTTCGCCACCTCCGCCATGCCGGCGATGCTCGCGGCGGGATCCTCCAGGTACTCCAGGATGCCGTCCAGTTCACGGGCGACGTAACGTGAAGTCTCTACAGTCCAGGCGGTGTTGGGGTCCAGCCGGAGCGGCTGCCCGG comes from the Streptomyces sp. NBC_00443 genome and includes:
- a CDS encoding glucarate dehydratase family protein — its product is MSTGAGTRIRELIVTPIAFRDPPLLNSSGVHEPLALRVILQLVLEDGTVGLGESPGGVARLERLQAAAKVVVGMDVFDTTAVAAAIDAALLPTVPSSHERGWTTSAVEVACLDAQGRLLGRPVSDLLGGKVRDTVPFAAYLFYKWAEHPALDGRPAVGDDWGEALDPAGIVEQARLMQQRYGFGSFKLKGGVFPPDEEIAAMKALAEAFPGQPLRLDPNTAWTVETSRYVARELDGILEYLEDPAASIAGMAEVAKDSPLPLATNMCVIAWDHLRPAIEQNAIQVLLTDHHYWGGLRRTRELAAVCEVFGIALSMHSNSHLGISLAAMTHVAAAIPDLDHSCDTHYPWNSADDVIVPGVLELRDGAVAVPTGPGLGVELDHDALDRLHRLYVDSGMRSRDDTGYMRRIRPEYESRLPRW